From Salvia splendens isolate huo1 chromosome 16, SspV2, whole genome shotgun sequence, a single genomic window includes:
- the LOC121770181 gene encoding uncharacterized protein LOC121770181 — MLKSYIKTVKTQFLNPRIYSAASVNHYSSSQNRSAYNPALQFVLNEAQECQSSKIQRNYPVHEEEEEESSQQPALPSSQISHPWPEWMDLMEKLLKNGYFNEIGNPFANNGQVGGKEANLIRTACLNFARDHYQLIRHLSRKDIMVIAGSGCPSTDRKVANSGKRLRAHVGINEGNVCSSCILRGDCDRAYVTAREDEGGRTVDVMRFLLTYGLHPLIGSVENKSSLNKNVKESVRTLLKEMVDVKVDEHDHETPNETTQNRTPSTQESGGNQDQSHTHIPLKQGDWICPKCNFVNFARNVKCLRCNGLFQERLKKLSEEQGDLPLKKGDWKCDKCYFLNFARNTRCLQCKENPPKRQLNPGEWECDSCNYINFKRNMVCLKCDHRRPIASQTVNKNNQTQVWHEQEWLSRYKRENSFKFVESENEDQTGSSSYQSPGFKDFPVAGGKSDLSRDVQKHDSWKREMAVKSRAVIRETEDSGRHKAYIFQGRREDPASGVDDDMAEWFGKGLGIISPSLVTMLPNGENLLFILDNNMGSEGSSQVVVPRSFRLLEELERGEKGIGDGTVSYGMDDADDVYMQSWTGTIIGPPNTVHEGRIYQLKLFCGKDYPDNPPNVRFQTRINMSCVNLETGVVEPNRFPMLSNWKRECTMEDILIQLKKEMMSPQNRKLSQPPDGNEDARLEKGIVIRCCIL, encoded by the exons ATGCTAAAGAGCTACATCAAAACCGTAAAGACCCAATTCTTAAACCCTAGAATTTATTCGGCTGCTTCTGTTAATCACTACTCTTCTTCCCAAAACCGGTCAGCTTATAATCCTGCACTTCAATTTGTCCTGAATGAAGCTCAGGAATGTCAATCCTCAAAAATCCAGCGCAATTATCCTGTTcacgaggaagaggaagaagagtcTTCGCAGCAACCAGCTCTTCCCAGCAGCCAGATTTCACATCCATGGCCCGAGTGGATGGACTTAATGGAGAAACTGTTGAAAAATGGCTACTTTAACGAAATTGGAAATCCTTTCGCCAATAATGGACAAGTGGGCGGTAAAGAGGCGAATTTGATACGAACTGCTTGTTTGAATTTTGCTCGCGATCACTACCAACTTATACG ACACCTGTCACGAAAAGACATTATGGTAATTGCTGGGTCTGGATGTCCGAGCACGGATAGGAAAGTTGCAAACTCGGGAAAGCGTCTAAGGGCTCATGTAGGGATAAATGAAGGAAAT GTTTGCAGCTCTTGTATTCTAAGAGGTGATTGTGACAGAGCGTATGTGACAGCACGTGAGGATGAAGGGGGTAGAACCGTGGATGTTATGCGCTTTTTGTTGACATACGGTCTTCATCCCCTGATTGGTTCTGTGGAAAATAAGTCATCTTTAAACAAAAATGTTAAAGAATCTGTCAGAACATTGTTAAAAGAAATGGTGGACGTCAAGGTTGATGAGCATGATCACGAAACACCAAACGAAACTACTCAAAATCGGACTCCATCTACTCAAGAAAGTGGTGGCAACCAAGACCAGAGTCACACTCATATTCCGCTAAAGCAAGGTGATTGGATTTGTCCCAA ATgcaattttgttaattttgctCGGAATGTCAAGTGCTTGAGGTGTAATGGCCTATTCCAGGAAAGGTTAAAAAAGTTATCAGAAGAACAGGGGGATCTTCCTTTGAAGAAAGGCGACTGGAAATGTGACAA GTGCTACTTTCTCAACTTTGCTAGAAATACGAGGTGTTTGCAGTGCAAGGAGAATCCTCCAAAGCGGCAATTGAATCCTGGCGAGTGGGAGTGTGACTC GTGCAATTATATAAACTTCAAAAGAAATATGGTATGTCTGAAATGTGACCACAGGAGACCGATTGCATCTCAAACCGTGAACAAGAATAATCAGACACAGGTTTGGCATGAGCAAGAGTGGTTGAGTAGGTATAAGAGGGAAAATTCCTTCAAATTCGTTGAGAGTGAAAATGAAGATCAAACTGGGTCGAGCTCATATCAATCACCTGGTTTCAAGGACTTTCCAGTTGCTGGAGGTAAGAGCGACTTGTCCCGCGACGTGCAAAAGCATGACTCATGGAAAAGGGAAATGGCAGTTAAGAGCAGAGCTGTGATTCGTGAAACGGAAGATTCGGGCAGACACAAAGCATACATATTTCAAGGAAGAAGGGAGGATCCTGCATCAGGCGTTGATGACGACATGGCTGAATGGTTTGGTAAGGGTCTGGGC ATAATTTCTCCAAGCTTGGTGACTATGTTGCCAAATGGAGAAAATCTGTTGTTCATTCTGGATAAt AATATGGGTTCTGAAGGATCTTCGCAGGTTGTTG TACCAAGGAGCTTCAGGTTGTTGGAAGAGCTCGAGAGAGGAGAGAAGGGAATAGGAGATGGAACTGTAAGTTATGGGATGGATGATGCCGATGATGTATACATGCAGTCATGGACAGGAACCATCATCGGTCCTCCTAAT ACTGTACATGAAGGGCGCATATACCAGTTAAAACTATTCTGTGGGAAAGACTATCCAGATAATCCGCCAAATGTGAGGTTCCAGACACGGATAAATATGAGCTGTGTAAACCTAGAAACTGGTGTG GTCGAACCCAATCGCTTCCCTATGCTTTCTAACTGGAAAAGAGAGTGCACAATGGAGGATATCTTGATACAGCTCAAAAAAGAAATGATGTCTCCCCAAAATCGTAAACTGTCTCAGCCTCCTGACG GTAACGAGGATGCTAGGTTGGAAAAAGGGATAGTCATCAGATGCTGCATTCTCTAA
- the LOC121772769 gene encoding 40S ribosomal protein S3a yields the protein MAVGKNKRLSKAKKGGKKKVVDPFAKKEWYDIKAPSVFSNKNVGKTLITRTQGTKIASEGLKHRVVEASLADLQGDEDHAYRKIRLRVEDVQGKNVLTNFWGMDFTTDKLRSLVRKRQSLIEAHIDVKTTDAYTLRMFCIGFTKKRVNQQKVTCYAKASQVRQIRRKMREIMVNQAQSCSLKELVQKFIPESIGKEIEKATSSIYPLQNVYIRKVKILKAPKFDLGKLMEVHGDYTEDIGAKLDRPAEEPVAEPTELVGA from the exons ATGGCCGtcgg AAAGAACAAGAGGCTTTCAAAAGCGAAGAAGGGAGGCAAGAAGAAAGT TGTCGATCCGTTTGCAAAGAAGGAGTGGTATGATATCAAAGCCCCTTCAGTTTTTAGCAACAAGAACGTTGGTAAAACCCTAATTACCCGTACTCAGGGTACAAAG ATCGCCTCAGAAGGTCTTAAGCACCGTGTTGTTGAGGCATCTTTGGCTGATCTTCAAGGCGACGAGGATCACGCCTACAGAAAGATCCGCTTGAGAGTTGAGGATGTTCAGGGAAAGAATGTTCTCACTAACTTCTGG GGTATGGATTTCACCACGGACAAGTTGAGATCACTTGTAAGGAAAAGACAATCGCTTATTGAGGCACATATTGATGTCAAGACAACTGATGCCTACACTTTGAGGATGTTTTGCATTGGCTTCACTAAGAAGCGTGTGAACCAACAGAAAGTTACATGCTATGCAAAGGCCAGCCAAGTTCGCCAG ATTCGTAGGAAGATGCGGGAGATCATGGTTAACCAAGCACAGTCCTGCAGCCTGAAGGAATTGGTTCAGAAGTTCATTCCAGAGTCAATTGGGAAAGAGATTGAGAAGGCTACTTCAAGCATCTACCCATTGCAGAATGTGTATATAAGAAAGGTTAAGATCTTGAAGGCCCCCAAATTTGACCTTGGCAAGTTGATGGAG GTTCATGGAGATTACACCGAAGATATTGGTGCAAAGTTGGACAGGCCAGCAGAGGAGCCAGTTGCTGAGCCAACTGAACTTGTTGGTGCCTAG
- the LOC121772242 gene encoding actin-histidine N-methyltransferase-like, whose amino-acid sequence MKLGLRLLQERAKKGSFWWPYISNLPETYSVPIFFPGEDIKNLQYAPLLQQVNKRCRFLLEFDKLVRDALENVKLDDHPFGGQEIDASALGWAMSAVSSRAFRLYGSKRPDGTHDDAPMLLPLIDMCNHSFKANAKIVQEKEASNENMLVKVIAGTHIKQNEPLELNYGCLNNDLFLLDYGFVIPSNPYDCIELKYDPALFDAASMAAGVSSPNFSSPTPWQQQLLCQLNLDGENPDLKVRIGGSELVEDRLLGALRVLLCNDREAVEAVDMKTLKSVTTEAPLGISNEAAAFRTIIALCVIALQHFPTKIMEDEPLLEQTVSPTTELAVRYRIQKKSLIIDAMRNFTNKLRQLSSQESVASQ is encoded by the exons ATGAAATTGGGTTTAaggcttctgcaagaaagagcGAAAAAGGGTTCATTTTGGTGGCCATACATCAGCAATCTCCCTGAAACTTATAGTGTTCCCATCTTCTTCCCCGGGGAGGATATCAAGAACTTACAGTATGCACCTCTCCTTCAACAG GTAAATAAGAGGTGCCGTTTCCTTCTTGAATTTGATAAATTGGTAAGAGATGCACTTGAAAATGTCAAATTGGATGACCACCCTTTTGGAGGGCAAGAGATAGATGCATCGGCTCTTGGATGGGCTATGTCAGCTGTTTCATCTAGAGCTTTCCGGCTGTATGGCAGTAAACGTCCAGATGGGACCCATGACGATGCTCCCATGTTGCTTCCACTGATAGACATGTGCAACCACAGCTTCAAGGCAAATGCTAAAATTGTTCAAGAAAAAGAAGCAAGCAATGAGAACATGCTCGTAAAG GTAATTGCTGGAACACATATTAAGCAAAATGAACCATTAGAGCTCAATTACGGCTGTTTGAACAATGATTTGTTTCTTCTAGATTACGGGTTTGTCATTCCCTCTAACCCGTATGATTGTATCGAACTCAAATACGACCCAGCACTTTTTGATGCTGCAAGCATGGCTGCTGGAGTTTCGTCTCCAAACTTCTCCTCTCCAACGCCATGGCAGCAACAGCTTCTTTGCCAACTAAACTTAGATGGCGAAAATCCCGACCTTAAG GTGAGGATCGGAGGATCAGAGCTGGTCGAGGACAGACTCCTGGGTGCGTTGAGGGTCCTCCTCTGCAACGACAGAGAAGCAGTAGAAGCGGTGGATATGAAGACACTGAAATCTGTAACGACAGAGGCTCCTCTAGGGATATCGAACGAGGCAGCCGCTTTTCGCACCATTATCGCTCTCTGTGTAATCGCTCTGCAGCACTTCCCCACGAAGATCATGGAAGACGAGCCCCTGCTCGAACAGACTGTCTCTCCGACTACAGAGCTAGCCGTCCGGTACAGAATCCAGAAGAAGTCTCTCATCATTGACGCCATGAGGAATTTCACCAACAAATTGAGGCAGCTTTCGTCGCAGGAATCTGTCGCCTCTCAATAA
- the LOC121771299 gene encoding probable calcium-binding protein CML25, whose product MGLRSLFKKKKQQQQQHQEPEPDNDSIPIATAQAFEMASRMEDELEKVFKKFDANGDGRICAEELGAIMRSLGHPASEEELRGMIREADGDGDGFIDLREFIELNNTNVDEVHETLCHAFQIFDADNNGTISADELHNVLRSIGEDCSLDDCKRMISGVDIDGSGTIDFHEFKVMMTKGARFDHSKSE is encoded by the coding sequence ATGGGCCTCAGATCTCTCTTCAAGAAGaagaaacaacaacaacaacaacaccaGGAGCCGGAGCCTGACAACGACAGCATCCCAATCGCAACGGCACAGGCATTCGAGATGGCATCGAGGATGGAGGACGAGCTGGAGAAGGTGTTCAAGAAATTCGACGCGAACGGGGACGGGCGCATCTGCGCGGAGGAGCTGGGGGCGATCATGAGGAGCCTGGGGCACCCGGCGTCGGAGGAGGAGCTGCGGGGGATGATCCGCGAGgccgacggcgacggcgacggcttCATCGACCTCCGCGAGTTCATCGAGCTCAACAACACCAACGTCGACGAGGTGCACGAGACGCTCTGCCACGCTTTCCAGATCTTCGACGCCGACAACAACGGCACCATCTCCGCCGACGAGCTCCACAACGTCCTCCGCAGCATCGGCGAGGACTGCTCGCTCGACGACTGCAAGAGGATGATCAGCGGCGTCGACATCGACGGCAGCGGCACCATCGATTTTCATGAGTTCAAGGTCATGATGACCAAGGGCGCCCGCTTTGACCATTCCAAATCGGAATGA